In Acidobacteriota bacterium, the sequence TCGAGCTCGCCGGCCGCCGTCACCCCGACCCGCGGTGGCGGATAGTCCATCACCGAGGCGCGATCGTCATAGCTGCTGGCGGCGAAGTTGTGGGCCAGTCCGAGGGCGTGTCCGACCTCGTGGGCGGCGAGCTGGCGGATTCGAGCCAACGCCATCTCAACCGGATCGTCGGGCGCTCCGCTGCCGGTCTTCGCCACCCCGGCGAGGCCTTCGAAGAGCAGCCGGTCTTGGCGCACCCGCAGGGAACCGAGCCAGACGTGCCCCTTGATCATCTCGCCGGTGCGCGGATCGATCAGGCCGCCGCCATAGGACCAACCGCGGGTCGAGCGGTGCACCCACTGAATGACGTTGTAGCGCACGTCGAGGGGATGCATGTCCGGCGGCATGACCTCGACTCGAAAGGCGTCCTCGAAGCCCGCCGCGGCAAAGGCTTCACGCCACCAGGAGGCGCCCTCGACAAGGGCGCTGCGCACCGGCTCCGGCACCCCGGAGTCGACATAGAAGACGATCGGCTCGGTCACCGGCGAGGCGGCAGCCCCGGGATCGACCTTCTCGAGGCGGTGACGCACCGCCCAACGGCGAATCAAGGGCTCGTCGAGGGGCGCCGCATAGTCCTGGAAGGAGATTTCGTAGGAACCCAGCCGGGGGTCGAAGGGGCGCGGGCGATAGTCGTCATCGGGCAGCCGCACCAAGCTCTGGTGCTGGACCAGGGTCACCGCCTCCGGCGCCGGCACGGTGGCCGAAACCAGATCGCCGGGCGCGCTCGAAGTGAAGGTGAGCCGCGCCTCGAGCACCAGATTGTCGGGAAAGGCGAGGCAGTTGTCGGCATCGACGGCGCTGCGCTCGAGGTCGAGGACGAAAGCGCCTTCCTGGCGTTCGCTCAACCGCGCCACCACCTGGTGGGCGTCGCGCAACGCGAAGGAAGTGATGTCGACGAGCGCCGTGCCGTCGGCGTCGAGGGCGGCGACGGGGCCGGCCCAAAGGACCGAAGGAGCGAACGACTCGCGCACCGCGCGGCGCTCCTCGGGATCTTCCGACAGGGCGCGAAAGCGTAGGTTCTCTTCCTCGATCAGGAGACGCCCGCCGAGGCGCCGGAGCTGGACCACCCGGCCGTCGCCGAGCTGGCCGCGGTCGAGACCGATGGGATTCGACCCCAGCCCCGTGAGCAGGGCCTCGAAGTACAGGTAACGACCCGCCACCCCGCGGTCATCGGCCGGCGGTACCCGCAGCCAGACGGCTCCCGCCGCCTCATCGACGAACAGGTCCAGCAGCCCCGAGCGCTCTTCGAGTCCGGCCGCTTCGATCTTCTCCTGCACGGTCGGCAGACCCTGATCTTTCTCGCCCTCGGCCCGAGCCGGAAGGACCGCGACCAGCCAGGCGAGGCAGAGCAACAGCAACGGTAGGGCCCGCCATCCCTTGGCGAGGGAGGTCTCAGGGAAACTGGTCAAGGGCTTTCTCATGGCTTCTTCCAAAGGTTCGTCGAAGTTCGAGGGGATCTCGGTGCGAGGGTCGCCACCTCAGGAGATGAAGATCGGGCTCGAGAAGGCCAGGCCACCATCGACCTGCACCACTCTCACATAGACGTACTCGCCGGAACGCAGTCCCGGCAGCGGCAGCGCGGCGCTGGCCTGCCGCCGGCCCTGCCCGGGCAGGGAGGTCACCACCTCTCCGCTGCGCACGATGTCGACCCGCTCGACCACCGCCGCCGCCACCAGGGAGATTTCGAGACGGCCATCGCCGGCCTCGGCCTCACCTCCCATCGGCACCTCGCCGAGGTGGACCTCGAGCACGATGCGCGGCCCGCTGGTGGCATAGACGCGGCGCTGACGCAGCGCCTCGAGCACGCCCTGACGGGTGCGGTCGGCGGTGAGCAGGGCCACCAAGCCGCCGGTGCGAGAGACCAGGTGGGAGTGACCGGGATGGCCATCGTGACCATCGCCGCTGCCGATCAGGCCGAGACGGTAGCCGCGGTCGAGGGCGTCGCGCACCCAGTTGCCGGCCACCGGGTCATAGATCGGTGCCGGCGTATCGGCGGCCTCGCTACTGCCGTGGACGGAGACCACCTCGGTGACCGGCTCGAGCTCCGCATCGGGCGGCACCGTCCAGTCGGTGGCG encodes:
- a CDS encoding zinc-dependent metalloprotease; this encodes MTSFPETSLAKGWRALPLLLLCLAWLVAVLPARAEGEKDQGLPTVQEKIEAAGLEERSGLLDLFVDEAAGAVWLRVPPADDRGVAGRYLYFEALLTGLGSNPIGLDRGQLGDGRVVQLRRLGGRLLIEEENLRFRALSEDPEERRAVRESFAPSVLWAGPVAALDADGTALVDITSFALRDAHQVVARLSERQEGAFVLDLERSAVDADNCLAFPDNLVLEARLTFTSSAPGDLVSATVPAPEAVTLVQHQSLVRLPDDDYRPRPFDPRLGSYEISFQDYAAPLDEPLIRRWAVRHRLEKVDPGAAASPVTEPIVFYVDSGVPEPVRSALVEGASWWREAFAAAGFEDAFRVEVMPPDMHPLDVRYNVIQWVHRSTRGWSYGGGLIDPRTGEMIKGHVWLGSLRVRQDRLLFEGLAGVAKTGSGAPDDPVEMALARIRQLAAHEVGHALGLAHNFAASSYDDRASVMDYPPPRVGVTAAGELDFSQVYGVGIGSWDKHAVACAYGEPAAGEGEAEMLARCVTEAEERGLLFLSDEDARGGSFHPRASLWDDGEDPVATLERALAVRRIALADFGADRLAPGRPLALLEEVLATVYLHHRFQLAAAAKVLAGVDYRYALRGDGQTAVRAVPGEDQRRALEVVLSTLRAAELDIGEHVLAVLPPRPAGFDANREQFQGDLGRLFDPLAAAATAAGLTLDQVLEPTRALRLVEQHRRNPALPGLEEVLDELSAVAFPQASASSPRQLAIEHRVQWLVVQGLIRLAHDEAVAVEVRRRVEDQLEELRRELRKPPGRRQPVSPQNAFLGREIGRFLERRELPSMAVPAAPVPPPGSPIGGAHDFCGGAFDAPL